The genomic interval CTGTTACCACCAAGTCAGCATCTTTAAGGCGATAAATATCTTCTGCAGCGTGATTTAAAAAAGCAATTCTGAATTTTCCATTCCATTCGCGGGATTTAACTATTCTAGGGTCAACTGTGGATCTTCTTAAAAGGCCAGTTTTTACAATGGCCTTGTTTAAGTCAATTTTGCCCAATTTTTCCACGCCATGAGTTTTCAATTCCCCGCCAATGATTTGATTTATTATGCCATTTTCAGAAACTAAAATAACCTCTTCCTTGGTAGATTTTCCGATTACAATACCATTGAGAAAAATATTTTCATTCTTGGATACTCCCACTAATTTACGGTAAGTTTTGGAACCCTTGGTGGAGTTTTTGTTATTGCAGTCAGTTCCATTAAAAAATATCTCTTTCATGATTAATTTTGGTGTGATCACTTTTAGGCCCATCTTAGATGCAATTTCATCAGCCAATGGTTTAAGAGACTTTCTCCAGGGAATAACACAACCATCATCTTCTCCCGGCCTTTCAATTTGGATAAGATTTGGTTTAGATTTGGATTTTTTAAAAACCTTGTAACCAAAGGCATGGCCAGTTACATCTGATTTTCCAGAGTTTATTAAAAAAATAATATCCGAATCTTCCTCTTGAAACTTATCAATAGATTCACTGGGAAGTCTTTTAGTAGAAATATCAATTAATTCCTCTAAATGAGCATCATGGACTGCCGTACGCCCCATGGTTCCACCCAGACGTGCACTAACTTCACCATATTCCTTTAAAAAATCAATTATTTTTAGGGCATAACCAGAATCAACAATAAATGGCCCATGAACTACCACACCAATTTTCATAAAATACTGTTGAACAAATACTATATTATAATTTGTTGTTACGGAAAAAACAGTTTTTTATGATTAATTAATACTTATTTTGATAGATAGGAAACTTATAAAATTAAAGCATTCTAATTTCTTGAAAAGCTGAAAATGTAATTAGGAGTTATTTTTTAAAATCAAGCATATCTTCCATATCATAGAATATATCGCAGAATGATTTGCAGGCCATTTTAAGTTCTTCCTTACCCGCAGGAGTTAAGGAATAATTCTTATTTTCATCAACTTCAATTATCCCATTTTTTCTCAGTTCTTT from Methanobacteriaceae archaeon carries:
- a CDS encoding DUF2117 domain-containing protein, with amino-acid sequence MKIGVVVHGPFIVDSGYALKIIDFLKEYGEVSARLGGTMGRTAVHDAHLEELIDISTKRLPSESIDKFQEEDSDIIFLINSGKSDVTGHAFGYKVFKKSKSKPNLIQIERPGEDDGCVIPWRKSLKPLADEIASKMGLKVITPKLIMKEIFFNGTDCNNKNSTKGSKTYRKLVGVSKNENIFLNGIVIGKSTKEEVILVSENGIINQIIGGELKTHGVEKLGKIDLNKAIVKTGLLRRSTVDPRIVKSREWNGKFRIAFLNHAAEDIYRLKDADLVVTVGDDTTLVAADILYRFDVPIIGITDGDVDQVVESGFKSLGSMIVELESGWDDIIGERIFSELFNGLEFIEIDDIETFKKELLQLIDNTAAQYYIKETEIVEV
- a CDS encoding PadR family transcriptional regulator, whose product is MTYLVLWILSKESMNGAQIARELEKRRGTKPSPGTIYPVLKELRKNGIIEVDENKNYSLTPAGKEELKMACKSFCDIFYDMEDMLDFKK